From one Amycolatopsis sp. FDAARGOS 1241 genomic stretch:
- a CDS encoding xanthine dehydrogenase family protein subunit M gives MLPPFELERPDTVADVVALLGEDAVPYCGGTELLLAMKMGLLRPAVLVDVKRVATLRGVRREAGRLVIGASTTHAEVAADPLVTAEVPLLATVAHHVGNARVRAQGSIGGNLCFAEPKSDVTTVLAALDATVTLVSPRGPRSVAVAGFLIGAYWADREADELLTEVSIPLPAPKGAYLKLQTAERPTVGVAAVRTATGLRLAVGAVGERPVVVDHDGPGAPDFDTLAEGIEMIPDLAGSVRYKRHVTAVYARRAATACEERTR, from the coding sequence ATGCTGCCGCCCTTCGAGCTGGAGCGGCCGGACACGGTCGCCGATGTGGTGGCCCTGCTCGGCGAGGACGCGGTGCCGTACTGCGGCGGCACGGAACTGCTGCTGGCCATGAAGATGGGGCTCCTGCGCCCCGCGGTCCTGGTGGACGTGAAGCGGGTAGCCACGCTGCGGGGTGTGCGCCGCGAAGCCGGCCGGCTGGTCATCGGCGCGAGCACCACCCACGCCGAGGTCGCCGCGGACCCACTGGTGACGGCCGAGGTGCCGCTGCTCGCCACGGTCGCCCACCACGTGGGCAACGCCCGCGTGCGGGCACAGGGCTCGATCGGCGGCAACTTGTGCTTCGCCGAGCCGAAGTCCGACGTGACCACAGTCCTGGCGGCGCTCGACGCGACCGTGACCCTGGTGTCCCCGCGCGGCCCGCGGTCCGTGGCGGTGGCCGGGTTCCTGATCGGCGCCTACTGGGCCGACCGCGAGGCGGACGAGCTCCTCACCGAGGTCTCGATCCCGCTGCCCGCGCCGAAAGGCGCGTACCTGAAGCTGCAGACCGCGGAGCGCCCGACCGTCGGCGTGGCCGCGGTGCGCACCGCGACCGGCCTGCGGCTGGCCGTCGGCGCCGTCGGCGAGCGACCGGTGGTGGTGGACCACGACGGGCCCGGCGCGCCGGACTTCGACACGCTCGCCGAAGGCATCGAGATGATCCCCGACCTGGCCGGTTCCGTCCGCTACAAGCGGCACGTGACCGCCGTCTACGCCCGGCGCGCCGCGACCGCGTGCGAGGAGAGGACACGATGA
- a CDS encoding CoxG family protein, translating into MPTTSFAREFTVPADPPACWRVLTDVARLAGWVGILDDVKELSPLESYQAVLMDRLGPFRLRADLDVAVSEVEEPRRIRVRAAGEDRQVSSRLGIDATLQLVTGDDGATTVSVTGTYEVVGKVATLGSGMIRQKAAKILDEFTGHAVAELGGR; encoded by the coding sequence GTGCCCACGACTTCCTTCGCGCGTGAGTTCACCGTGCCCGCGGACCCGCCGGCGTGCTGGCGCGTCCTGACCGACGTCGCGCGGCTGGCCGGCTGGGTCGGCATCCTCGACGACGTCAAGGAACTCAGCCCGCTCGAAAGCTACCAGGCGGTGCTGATGGACCGGCTCGGCCCGTTCCGGCTGCGTGCCGACCTCGACGTGGCCGTGAGCGAGGTCGAGGAACCCCGCCGGATCCGGGTGCGGGCCGCGGGTGAGGACCGGCAGGTCTCGTCGCGGCTCGGCATCGACGCGACGCTGCAGCTGGTCACCGGCGACGACGGCGCCACGACGGTGAGCGTGACGGGCACCTACGAAGTGGTGGGCAAGGTGGCGACGCTGGGCTCGGGCATGATCCGGCAGAAGGCGGCGAAGATCCTTGACGAGTTCACCGGGCACGCCGTCGCCGAGCTGGGCGGGCGCTGA
- a CDS encoding LLM class flavin-dependent oxidoreductase: MTRIEFGVRVPNSGPLASVANVVRVAQAAEQLSFDSVWVHDHVVWSSEMHRHHISSGSAEALADDQTADFYESLTTLAYLAAKTTDVKLGVACLVMPTRNPIYAAKQTATLDHLTGGRLIVGVGLGSKATESSSEFDVFQVPFSDRGKLTDEYIEVMKTIWTEPLASYTGRTIKFTDAEVFPKPRQSPHPPVWVGGWTDRAAARTGRLGDGWIPGWLSPAEMARGRDVVRRTADEAGRDGEKIVIAVEKLATIAEDREVALTRALPTVRQSSMTYERDVDDMQFALDRHIFGSVDDVRHRVAEFVDAGVAHFELKLLYASLDELIEQMTLWSTHVLPEFR, encoded by the coding sequence ATGACTCGCATCGAGTTCGGTGTCCGCGTTCCCAACTCCGGCCCCCTGGCGAGCGTGGCCAACGTGGTCCGCGTCGCCCAGGCCGCAGAGCAGCTCAGCTTCGATTCGGTGTGGGTGCACGACCACGTGGTGTGGAGCTCCGAGATGCACCGCCACCACATCTCGTCGGGTTCGGCCGAGGCCCTCGCCGACGACCAGACCGCGGACTTCTACGAGTCCCTCACCACCCTGGCCTACCTGGCCGCGAAGACGACCGACGTGAAGCTCGGCGTGGCCTGCCTGGTCATGCCGACGCGCAACCCGATCTACGCCGCCAAGCAGACGGCCACCCTCGACCACCTCACCGGCGGCCGGCTCATCGTCGGTGTGGGCCTCGGCTCGAAGGCGACCGAGTCGTCCAGCGAGTTCGACGTGTTCCAGGTTCCCTTCTCCGACCGGGGAAAGCTCACCGACGAGTACATCGAGGTCATGAAGACGATCTGGACCGAGCCGCTCGCTTCCTACACCGGCCGGACGATCAAGTTCACCGACGCCGAGGTCTTCCCGAAACCGCGGCAGTCGCCGCACCCGCCGGTGTGGGTCGGCGGCTGGACCGACCGCGCGGCCGCGCGCACCGGACGGCTCGGCGACGGCTGGATCCCCGGCTGGCTCTCACCGGCCGAGATGGCACGGGGCCGCGACGTCGTGCGGCGCACCGCGGACGAGGCCGGCCGCGACGGGGAAAAGATCGTGATCGCCGTCGAGAAGCTGGCGACGATCGCCGAGGACCGTGAGGTCGCGCTGACCCGCGCGCTGCCCACGGTCCGCCAGAGCAGCATGACCTACGAACGCGACGTCGACGACATGCAGTTCGCGCTCGACCGGCACATCTTCGGTTCGGTGGACGACGTCCGGCACCGGGTCGCCGAGTTCGTCGACGCCGGGGTCGCGCACTTCGAGCTCAAGCTGCTCTACGCCTCGCTGGACGAGCTGATCGAGCAGATGACCCTGTGGTCCACGCACGTGCTGCCCGAGTTCCGGTGA
- a CDS encoding ABC transporter permease, which yields MTNESPPDLAAQDDDEWDESEVEAHDRRRRLLTRGLPIVSVVVFLVLWQIVGNQIDPILLATPVNVLKAFWELVVGGQLGPAFGTAMGDLAVGYGLAVVVGIAVGVVMGRSPVVERVLNPYVNFFQATPLIALVPLVVIWFGVAFEARVAVTFMLAVWSIIINTASGVKETPRMLIDVTRVYKFNRWQTVSKVALPNAVPSIFAGLRIALGKALIGMVIAQMEISVTGLGGLVTDYGNAFKTAYLLAGVFTASLVGVIAAAVLEIVRRVLFSWTQGEDLGRG from the coding sequence GTGACGAACGAATCCCCACCGGACCTCGCTGCGCAGGACGACGACGAGTGGGACGAATCCGAAGTGGAGGCCCACGACCGGCGCCGGCGCCTGCTCACGCGGGGCCTGCCGATCGTGTCCGTGGTCGTCTTCCTCGTGCTCTGGCAGATCGTCGGCAACCAGATCGACCCGATCCTGCTGGCCACTCCGGTCAACGTGCTCAAGGCGTTCTGGGAGCTGGTCGTCGGCGGGCAGCTCGGGCCGGCGTTCGGCACGGCGATGGGCGACCTCGCCGTGGGCTACGGACTGGCCGTGGTGGTCGGGATCGCCGTCGGCGTCGTGATGGGCCGCAGCCCCGTGGTCGAGCGGGTCCTCAACCCGTACGTCAACTTCTTCCAGGCCACGCCGCTGATCGCGCTCGTCCCGCTGGTGGTGATCTGGTTCGGGGTCGCGTTCGAAGCCCGTGTCGCCGTCACGTTCATGCTGGCGGTCTGGTCGATCATCATCAACACCGCGAGCGGGGTCAAGGAGACCCCGCGGATGCTCATCGACGTCACGCGCGTCTACAAGTTCAACCGCTGGCAGACCGTGTCGAAGGTGGCGCTGCCGAACGCCGTGCCGAGCATCTTCGCCGGGCTGCGGATCGCGCTGGGCAAAGCGCTCATCGGCATGGTGATCGCGCAGATGGAGATCAGCGTGACCGGGCTCGGGGGACTGGTCACCGACTACGGCAACGCGTTCAAGACCGCTTACCTGCTCGCCGGTGTGTTCACGGCTTCGCTCGTCGGCGTGATCGCCGCGGCGGTGCTGGAGATCGTGCGCCGCGTGCTGTTCTCGTGGACCCAGGGCGAGGACCTCGGTCGCGGCTGA
- a CDS encoding ABC transporter substrate-binding protein, translated as MPIAFSRPPRRLRAAMLATCAVALAAAGCAGHGSSPAGSSSGGLSGSRFTLMLQSTANANKVVEVHAVNELKKQGVDASVKWNDSSPNIAITQLKTGDIDAYSEAVTGGVSAVEAGVQLKDFALAQPRQDYVFLSKDIAGLADLRGKKIGVQDTTGVNYAQALLLVQKAGLTPKDVSIIAVGGQSSRLPALVAGRVDVTMLSHAAQLQLEPKGFKTVMDLTKEAPNLYDDNVFATPGWLAKNEPLAVAFNKALLDSYVWFNDPANTDAVVNEALQIQPAADRAQTAQLFTMLRQANAYPVGTILDPGLLDQQQKLYLQAGALKATAPVTQWADASYARKAKGSGQK; from the coding sequence GTGCCGATCGCCTTCTCGCGCCCACCGCGGCGCCTGCGCGCCGCAATGCTCGCCACCTGTGCCGTCGCGCTCGCCGCCGCCGGCTGCGCCGGTCACGGTTCCTCGCCGGCCGGCAGCAGCAGCGGCGGGCTGTCCGGCTCTCGCTTCACGCTGATGCTGCAGAGCACGGCCAACGCCAACAAGGTCGTCGAAGTCCACGCGGTGAACGAGCTGAAGAAGCAGGGCGTCGACGCGTCCGTGAAGTGGAACGACAGCAGCCCGAACATCGCCATCACCCAGCTCAAGACCGGGGACATCGACGCCTACTCCGAAGCGGTCACCGGTGGGGTGAGCGCGGTCGAGGCCGGTGTGCAGCTCAAGGACTTCGCGCTCGCGCAGCCCCGCCAGGACTACGTGTTCCTGTCGAAGGACATCGCCGGTCTCGCCGATCTGCGGGGGAAGAAGATCGGCGTGCAGGACACCACGGGGGTCAACTACGCACAGGCGCTGCTGCTCGTGCAGAAGGCAGGACTGACGCCGAAGGACGTGAGCATCATCGCCGTCGGCGGGCAGAGCTCGCGGCTGCCCGCGCTGGTGGCCGGGCGCGTCGACGTGACGATGCTGAGCCACGCGGCCCAGCTGCAGCTCGAGCCCAAGGGGTTCAAGACGGTCATGGACCTCACCAAGGAAGCGCCGAACCTCTACGACGACAACGTCTTCGCCACGCCCGGCTGGCTGGCGAAGAACGAGCCGCTCGCCGTCGCGTTCAACAAGGCGCTGCTCGACTCCTACGTGTGGTTCAACGACCCCGCGAACACCGACGCGGTGGTGAACGAGGCGCTGCAGATCCAGCCGGCGGCCGACCGAGCGCAGACCGCGCAGCTGTTCACGATGCTGCGCCAGGCCAACGCCTATCCCGTCGGCACCATCCTCGACCCCGGCCTGCTGGACCAGCAGCAGAAGCTGTACCTCCAGGCGGGCGCGCTCAAGGCGACGGCGCCGGTGACCCAGTGGGCCGACGCGTCCTACGCCCGGAAAGCGAAGGGGAGCGGGCAGAAATGA
- a CDS encoding ABC transporter ATP-binding protein yields MTHATTGATVVVSRVGKRYSRRRGSANVTLRNVNLQIASGEFVSLVGASGCGKTTLIRMIAGLAPYSSGSITVDGAVVRGVPKRLGFVFQDAALMPWRTLRDNVVMGLNETGADLDRRTVQAKVAEKLALVGLTEYAGYYPRQLSGGMKQRAGLARALVSEPDLLLMDEPFGALDAFTRLRLQEELAAIVAGSNTTTVFVTHDVDEAVFLSDRIVVLTPSPGTVKEIVSVDLPKPRLRRQGLLDNRRAAELRDHVLRLVIEDNVPTRPLAKA; encoded by the coding sequence ATGACGCACGCGACAACGGGCGCGACCGTCGTCGTGTCCCGGGTGGGCAAGCGCTACTCGCGCCGCCGCGGCTCGGCGAACGTGACCTTGCGCAACGTCAACCTCCAAATCGCCTCCGGTGAGTTCGTCAGCCTGGTCGGCGCGTCCGGCTGCGGGAAGACGACGCTGATCAGGATGATCGCCGGGCTCGCTCCGTACAGCTCGGGCTCCATCACGGTGGACGGCGCTGTGGTGCGGGGCGTGCCGAAGCGGCTCGGGTTCGTGTTCCAGGACGCGGCGCTGATGCCGTGGCGCACTTTGCGCGACAACGTGGTGATGGGGCTGAACGAGACCGGCGCCGACCTCGACCGCCGCACGGTTCAGGCGAAGGTGGCGGAGAAGCTCGCGCTCGTGGGGCTCACCGAATACGCCGGCTACTACCCGCGCCAGCTCTCCGGCGGCATGAAGCAGCGCGCCGGTCTCGCCCGCGCGCTGGTGAGCGAACCCGATCTGCTGCTGATGGACGAACCGTTCGGCGCGCTCGACGCCTTCACCCGCCTGCGGCTGCAGGAGGAGCTCGCCGCGATCGTCGCGGGGTCGAACACCACCACGGTGTTCGTGACCCACGACGTGGACGAGGCCGTGTTCCTGTCGGACCGGATCGTGGTGCTGACGCCCTCGCCCGGGACCGTGAAGGAGATCGTCTCGGTTGACCTGCCGAAGCCCCGCCTGCGCCGCCAGGGCCTGCTCGACAACCGCCGAGCCGCCGAACTCCGCGACCACGTTCTGCGGCTGGTGATCGAGGACAACGTGCCCACGCGGCCTCTCGCCAAGGCCTGA
- a CDS encoding acyl-CoA dehydrogenase family protein — protein sequence MPRRRRPPLPRVDEDVRPLPHRPGRRCDGRCTRAYGFARDYARQRTQFGKPIIEYQAVAFPRPDVATRNEASCCFAPRAGPPRRPTASDHAAELRAPETAVTATGTAVQTRWRVGCSREYPSNSGCATRNSK from the coding sequence GTGCCTCGGCGACGAAGGCCGCCACTGCCCCGAGTCGATGAAGATGTTCGACCTCTCCCGCATCGTCCCGGCCGCCGCTGCGACGGACGCTGCACGCGCGCGTACGGGTTCGCGCGCGACTACGCCCGCCAGCGCACGCAGTTCGGTAAGCCGATCATCGAGTACCAGGCCGTCGCGTTCCCTCGGCCCGACGTGGCGACCCGCAACGAAGCCTCGTGCTGCTTCGCGCCGCGCGCCGGCCCGCCTCGTCGCCCGACGGCGAGCGACCACGCGGCCGAGCTACGGGCGCCAGAGACCGCCGTGACCGCCACCGGGACTGCGGTCCAGACCCGGTGGCGGGTGGGCTGCTCCCGCGAGTACCCGTCGAACAGTGGATGCGCGACCCGAAACTCGAAGTGA